TTTTAATGACCGGCAAAGGAACCGAGGAAACCGCGCTGCAGGCTTTGAATGCCGGTGCGTCCAGTTATGTGCCGAAGATGGCCCTCAATCAATTGCTGTTGCAGACCGTGCGCGATGTGTTCGCGCTGCGAACTTCGCAGGCCTATCAGGTGAAGTTGATGGGCTGCATGGAGCAAGGCGAAGTTCAATTCACGCTCGGCAACGATGCCGAGTTCATTCCGGCGCTGATTAACTATGTGCAGACGCTGCTGTGCAATGTCGGGCTCTGTGATGACTCGAGCGTGATTCGGGTTTGCATCGCCTTTGAAGAAGCCTTGCGGAATGCGCTCTTTCACGGCAACTTGGAACTGACCAGCGAACAGCGCGATGGCGATAGCCAGGTTTATCAACAACTGGTCGACGAGCGATTACAGTCAGCGCCGTACAAACAGCGGCGGTTGCACATCACCTTATCGGTGACACAACACAGCGGCAAATTCGTGGTCCGCGATGAAGGGCCGGGCTTCGATCCTGGTGCCTTGCCCGATCCGACCGACCCCGCCAATCTCGATCGCGTGAGTGGCCGCGGCCTGCTGCTGATGAAGACGTTTATGGACGAGGTCAGCTATAACTCGGCCGGGAACGAAGTGACGATGATTAAGCGGAATCCCGTGGAATCTGCCGTAGCCGCCAACTGAGTTGTTAGCGTGAAATCTTGCCGCTTGCTTCCTGCAACAGCGGGGCAAGGTCGAGGGTCGTAGCAGGCATTCCTTTCTCGAAGTCGAGAAGCAGCAGCCGGCCAGCATCTGCGGCGAGGCCGATGCGTTTTGCATCGGCAGAAACGCCCACCAACTGGCGATAGTTATCAACCCAGGGAATGGTGAGATGGACTTTGCCGGTGACGCCATCGACAAACTCGAGCACCTTGGCAAAACCTCGTTCCCGGGCAATTAACGGCGTATCTTCGGCATGGAACAAGACGCGTATGGATTTGTCGTCGTCGGTTTCAATGATGTTGTCTCGCACCTTGTTGCCAGTTTTGGTGTCCCAGACTTCGATCAGGTTGTGCTTGTGGGCGAGCAAGAACTTTTCGTCCTTCGTAATCCAGGTGGAACTGGCAGCATAGTTGGAGCCTCCCGGCGGGGGTGGATTGAAGTCGAACCGCTTTCTGGTAGCCACATGAATGCCAATCATCGAGCCACCTGGCAACGAGATGGGAATGACGCCATTGCGAATACTGCCGCCGTACATTTCAAAGTTGGCACTCGGCATCAGGTGATCGATTTGGCCAGTCTTCACGTTAATTAAGTCCAACGAGACGCCCGGTTTGTTAAAGGTTTTGGTGGCCACCGTCACATTGTCTACAAAGAAGAAAGTGTGAGGATGGTGATTGCCGGTCGACAACGTGCGCGTGAGTTTACCGCTACTCAGGTCCCACACCAGCTGCTGTTCATTATGGGCACCCGGCGGCTGAGTGGGTCCGACCAGTTGCACGAGTGCCACGATCAGTTTTTCGTCGCGAGAGAAAATAATGCGACTGATACGCATGCCAGAAAAGTTCGTTTCCGCGCCGTGATCGGCTTCGTCCATGCCGCCATAGGGCTTCGTCCCCTCCCCTTCGGAAGCCGACAAGTACCGTAGCAGTTTGCCGGCCTCGAAGTCCCACAGGGCCAGCTTGAATATTTCGCGATTCGTGGTCTCAATCACTACGCCATAGCGGCCCGATTCGCTCCACAAGCATTTCTCGAAATGAAAGTATCCCGGGTTCGTCCGTATATCGAGCAGCCTGGCCGTAATCTTGCCCGGAGCGCCCGGATTGGTGGAGGTACCTTTGGTGCCCGGGCTGGTGGCGACACTCGAGCTGCCGTTCGTCGGTGGTGTAGGCATGCGTGGCGTGGGCGATGAAGACCCACCCGTCGAAGGCACGCCCGTGGCAGCACTCATTTCGGTTGTCAGTCGCAAAAACTTGGCCTGGCGAACTTCGTGGTCCGTAGCCTTGCCTTGCTCCTGCCGCTTGTTCACGAGCTCTTCGAGCGATTTAGCAAACTCGAAGTGCCGCTGGGCAAACTCGCTGCGCGCAGGGGCATCCAAGTAAATGCCGCGAAGACTTTCGTCAATGAGCATGCCAGCGGCGAGAACGTCGCTGAACTTGCCCTTCTCAGCTAAGTATTGTTCGTAAGCAGTTTTTAGTTCTCGAAGGGAATCATTGAACTGAGTGACACGCGATGGTCCCGACCTGGAAGCAGTCACGGAGACTGGCTGCAGAGGAAACTCCTGTGCAGCGGCAATGGCAGTAGTCGAGAGGGCGGCAATCAGTAGAGTGACTTGCAAATACCAACGCATGCCTTCATTCCTTGCCGGGAGAGTTACCAACGATTGTCTTGATCGTAGAGATAATTATGACAAGAAGCGAGATGCAAGACGACGCGATTTAGCCGAGCTAAAGCGGGCTATAAACGACTATTGAGGCAATCGCAGCGCAAAACGAGCCCCATGCGAAGGCTGACTATCGACGGTGAGTTGCCCGCCGTGCATTTCGGCAATGCGATAGGCCTTCGAGAGCCCCAAGCCGAGACCGCGGCCCGCTTCGCGACCGGAGAAGAAGGGATCGAAGAGATGGCGGCGAACTTCGGGGGTAATGCCGGGGCCATTGTCGGCCACGACCAGCTCAATCCCCTGTTGATCGGTGGTCTGATAGCTGGCTGCGGTGACCAGAATCTCGCCGCCGGTTTTTAAGGCTTCGAGCGCGTTTTTGATGAGCGCGCTGAGGGCGGCGGCCAGTTGGGTTCGGTCGGCAGTGATTGAGTCGACGTCGCTGGGAAGTTCGGCGAACTGAAGATCGGTTCGCTGGGCTTCGGCAATGGCAGCCTGTTCGTCGTTGAGCTGAGACAGGAGTTCGCACAGGCTGAAGGTCGTCGGCACGAGGGCCGGCGGATGCGCAAAAAGCATCAAATCGGCCAGCATCTCGAAAGCTCGAAATGCTTGGGCGTTGATGGTGGCCAAGGCTTTGCGCCGCGCGGGATCATGCTCATCGACTAGGAGCATCTGCGCGCGGGTGGCGATGTTGGTCAGCGGATTGTTGATCTCGTGGCTCAGGCCATAAGCAAACTGCTTGAGCGCCGCGAGTTTCTCGCGCTCGAGATCTTGGGGAGTATAGAGCAGTTCCGAGTCGGATTGCGCCACAGCTCCTCACCCCAACCCTCTCCCTGAGTGTAGGGGCGAGGGAGTAACACGTTGGAGTTCCGGCTGTAGCCGGTCCTCCTCATAAACCAGAACCGGCTGAAGCCGGGACTTCAACACTAGGCGTTCGCTGCGCGTTCCATTTCGAGCATGTCGCACACGCGGTCGAGCAACTTCTCGACGGTGAACGGCTTCTGCATGAAATCGTCGGCACCGGCTGCACGCAAGTCGGACACCTTGTCCTGCTCGATCATGCCGGAGATGCAAATGACCTTCACCGATTCGAGGGTATTGTCGCTCCGAATGCGCTGGCAAACTTCTTTGCCGTTGATATCGGGGAGCATGATGTCGAGCACGACGACGTCAGGAACGAATTCCTTGACCATCATGCCAGCATCGAAGCCGTTGTTGGCGACCTTCACTTCGAACCGGCCATCGCGAACAAACGAGTCGCGGAGGAGTTCGCTCAGTTCGACGTCGTCGTCGACAATCAGCAGCTTGCGCTTGCCGCTTTCGAGCGCGTCGGTCGGAATCCCATTATCCCGCATGAAGTTGTACAACTCATTACGCGGAATGCGGCGAAATCGACTCCCCGGCACGCGGAAGCCCTTGAGGGCTCCGTTGTCGAAGCAGCGGATAATGGTCTGTTGGCTCACCTTACAGATTTTGGCGGCCTCGCCCGTGGTAAACACCGTCTTCATTGACATGGCTGCGAACCATCCTTCC
Above is a window of Anatilimnocola aggregata DNA encoding:
- a CDS encoding response regulator; the protein is MSMKTVFTTGEAAKICKVSQQTIIRCFDNGALKGFRVPGSRFRRIPRNELYNFMRDNGIPTDALESGKRKLLIVDDDVELSELLRDSFVRDGRFEVKVANNGFDAGMMVKEFVPDVVVLDIMLPDINGKEVCQRIRSDNTLESVKVICISGMIEQDKVSDLRAAGADDFMQKPFTVEKLLDRVCDMLEMERAANA
- a CDS encoding ATP-binding response regulator — translated: MPTVLVVDDSAVDRRLAGGLLARSGEWKVIYAVDGPSALEQLATAAPDIVLTDLIMPGMNGLELVAAVVQQFPHVPVILMTGKGTEETALQALNAGASSYVPKMALNQLLLQTVRDVFALRTSQAYQVKLMGCMEQGEVQFTLGNDAEFIPALINYVQTLLCNVGLCDDSSVIRVCIAFEEALRNALFHGNLELTSEQRDGDSQVYQQLVDERLQSAPYKQRRLHITLSVTQHSGKFVVRDEGPGFDPGALPDPTDPANLDRVSGRGLLLMKTFMDEVSYNSAGNEVTMIKRNPVESAVAAN
- a CDS encoding sensor histidine kinase; translation: MAQSDSELLYTPQDLEREKLAALKQFAYGLSHEINNPLTNIATRAQMLLVDEHDPARRKALATINAQAFRAFEMLADLMLFAHPPALVPTTFSLCELLSQLNDEQAAIAEAQRTDLQFAELPSDVDSITADRTQLAAALSALIKNALEALKTGGEILVTAASYQTTDQQGIELVVADNGPGITPEVRRHLFDPFFSGREAGRGLGLGLSKAYRIAEMHGGQLTVDSQPSHGARFALRLPQ